A portion of the endosymbiont of Galathealinum brachiosum genome contains these proteins:
- a CDS encoding co-chaperone DjlA: MPRLADVVTQTFRSISPDALTERLFRDPLARWWQTYQEKLEASGYDGAVQGAFFISSFAAMGHVAKCDGRVKSVEIELATQVMDHLDLTSEQRQLAIRLFNEGKHEDFTLETLLWRFKRQCSHRVSVVQVFIEIQLKMAYADASLNDRESKLIKRMCKRLDVSDSIYTRIERRVRAEKKVANQPIASVSKKVFSLSDSYEMLGVNRWANQEQVKQAYRRMMSKFHPDKLVAKGASEVEVVEAHDIVHDIKNAYEMLIKSKRMQ, translated from the coding sequence TTGCCACGCCTAGCCGATGTAGTTACACAAACTTTCCGATCTATTAGCCCTGACGCACTAACAGAGCGTCTTTTCAGAGATCCACTAGCACGCTGGTGGCAAACCTATCAGGAAAAACTCGAAGCCAGTGGTTATGATGGTGCTGTGCAGGGTGCTTTCTTTATATCCAGTTTCGCAGCAATGGGACATGTTGCAAAATGTGATGGTCGGGTTAAAAGCGTTGAAATTGAGTTGGCCACACAGGTTATGGATCATCTGGACCTGACGTCAGAACAACGTCAGCTGGCAATTCGCCTGTTTAATGAAGGCAAACATGAAGATTTTACTCTGGAAACTTTATTATGGCGTTTCAAGCGTCAATGCAGTCATCGTGTCAGTGTCGTGCAGGTTTTTATAGAAATTCAGTTAAAAATGGCATATGCCGATGCAAGTCTGAATGACAGGGAAAGCAAACTAATCAAACGCATGTGCAAACGTCTTGATGTGTCAGATTCTATTTATACCCGTATCGAAAGGCGTGTAAGAGCAGAAAAAAAAGTAGCTAATCAGCCGATAGCAAGTGTGTCCAAAAAAGTTTTTAGTCTTTCAGATTCATATGAAATGTTAGGTGTTAACCGTTGGGCAAATCAGGAACAGGTTAAACAGGCTTATCGCAGGATGATGAGTAAGTTTCATCCTGACAAGTTAGTTGCTAAAGGTGCTAGTGAAGTAGAGGTAGTTGAAGCACATGATATTGTTCATGACATCAAAAATGCTTATGAAATGCTGATAAAATCAAAGCGCATGCAGTAA